A single Musa acuminata AAA Group cultivar baxijiao chromosome BXJ2-1, Cavendish_Baxijiao_AAA, whole genome shotgun sequence DNA region contains:
- the LOC135598933 gene encoding probable receptor-like protein kinase At5g24010, with protein sequence MRGRGSPHFALDSCKRLILSLLFLLAPLIIAEFQPADDFLLACGAGGGTALPDGRLFVPDSSSSAALSDCSSTALSSSAPPPLYRTVRAFPCPSSYVFHVAAAAQAGLLLRLHFHPFPSPSLNLSAALFNVSVSGVPLLSLFSPAAAAASPPRPLVREFYLKHNSSSLRLTFSPASPSTVAFINAIELFSAPDRLFSDAFTPIPSLFSFSDAPLSNHLLETVFRINVGGSFVTPDNDTLWRTWEPDDKYLQNPARAISVTFGNHIQYRDGGATPEIAPDYVYGTARAMNKGDSSNSSSPSNYFNISWNFPVPNSVHGFLVRLHFCDIVSSALNELFFNVYINGYPAYKDLDLSSQSSYTLASPYYVDFVVLHRSSTGGINISIGPSEHSLPSKINALLNGVEILKINGVVSSPNEDSRKSRHFGVIVASVLGCLILACAFMVLVVIMAQRKSRKDQMPQSQDADTWSPLPVLPGNSYLRLTELTTASPSNNPNLQLRVPFFEIVLATNNFNENALVGAGGFGKVYKGVLRDGTKIAVKRGTRGSQQGLGEFQTEIEILSKIRHHHLVSLIGYCEEQAEKILVYEFMEKGPLRDHLYGSRNPSLSWKQRLEICIGSARGLHYLHTGSAQVIIHRDVKSSNILLDENYAAKVADFGLSKLGTSTNQSHVSTGVKGSFGYLDPEYFKTQQLTDKSDVYSFGVVLLEVLCARPVIDQSLPWEQVNLAEWAMHWQKKRLLERIIDPSLKGKTNRKSLKKFGETVEKCLAQYGIDRPTMGDVLWNLEYALQLHERAVHQEPGGDSTYGPSDESSSSVLQVSTSAVTAMRDTSTAERHGKSSTDTVGLANKEAFRPGRNS encoded by the coding sequence ATGAGAGGCCGCGGAAGCCCCCATTTTGCCCTCGATTCCTGCAAACGACTTATCCTCTCGCTCCTCTTTCTCCTCGCTCCGCTCATAATTGCCGAATTCCAGCCCGCCGACGACTTCCTCCTCGCCTGCGGCGCCGGCGGCGGCACTGCCCTACCCGACGGCCGCCTTTTCGTCCCCGACTCTTCCTCCTCCGCTGCCCTCTCCGACTGCAGTTCCACTGCCCTCTCCTCCTCCGCTCCGCCCCCGCTCTACCGGACGGTTCGGGCCTTCCCCTGCCCCTCCTCCTACGTCTTccacgtcgccgccgccgcccaggctggcctcctcctccgcctccacttCCACCCcttcccctccccctccctcaACCTCTCCGCCGCCCTCTTCAACGTCTCCGTATCCGGCGtccccctcctctccctcttctcccccgcggcggcggcggcgtcacCTCCCCGCCCCCTCGTCAGGGAGTTCTATCTCAAGCACAACTCCTCCTCCCTCCGCCTCACCTTCTCCCCCGCTTCCCCCTCCACCGTCGCCTTCATCAACGCAATCGAGCTCTTCTCCGCCCCCGACCGTCTCTTCTCCGATGCCTTCACCCCGATCCCCTCCCTCTTCTCTTTCTCCGACGCCCCGCTCTCCAACCATCTGCTGGAAACCGTCTTCCGGATCAATGTGGGCGGCTCCTTCGTCACCCCCGACAATGACACCCTCTGGCGAACCTGGGAACCCGACGACAAGTACCTCCAGAACCCAGCCCGAGCTATTAGTGTCACCTTTGGTAATCATATTCAGTACAGAGACGGCGGAGCCACGCCAGAGATTGCACCTGACTACGTCTATGGAACTGCAAGAGCCATGAACAAGGGTGACTCATCAAATTCTTCTTCACCTTCCAATTATTTCAACATAAGCTGGAATTTTCCGGTGCCAAATTCGGTCCATGGATTCCTTGTTAGATTGCACTTCTGTGACATAGTCAGCAGCGCACTGAACGAGCTCTTCTTCAATGTGTACATCAACGGGTACCCTGCTTATAAGGATCTCGACCTCTCATCACAATCCAGTTACACTTTGGCTTCACCTTACTATGTAGACTTTGTTGTCCTGCATCGAAGCAGTACCGGGGGCATTAATATCAGCATTGGGCCTTCAGAACACAGCCTTCCATCGAAGATCAATGCTCTGCTGAATGGCGTGGAGATACTGAAGATTAATGGGGTTGTTTCGTCCCCGAATGAAGACAGTAGAAAAAGCAGACATTTTGGAGTAATTGTTGCTTCTGTTCTCGGTTGCTTGATCCTTGCTTGTGCTTTCATGGTGCTGGTTGTTATCATGGCTCAGAGGAAGAGTCGGAAGGATCAGATGCCTCAGTCACAAGATGCTGATACTTGGTCGCCATTGCCGGTCCTCCCAGGGAATTCGTATCTTAGATTGACAGAGTTGACCACTGCATCCCCTTCCAACAACCCTAATCTTCAGCTCAGAGTACCTTTCTTCGAAATTGTGTTGGCTACAAACAATTTCAATGAGAATGCTCTTGTTGGGGCAGGAGGGTTCGGGAAGGTCTACAAAGGTGTGCTTAGAGATGGCACCAAGATTGCTGTGAAGCGAGGCACCCGTGGGTCTCAACAAGGACTTGGGGAATTCCAAACAGAGATTGAGATCCTGTCTAAGATCCGCCATCACCACCTTGTTTCGCTGATCGGGTACTGTGAGGAGCAGGCAGAGAAGATCTTGGTCTATGAGTTTATGGAGAAGGGTCCCCTGAGAGACCATCTGTATGGCTCAAGGAATCCATCTTTATCTTGGAAACAACGGCTCGAGATTTGCATTGGCTCTGCGAGGGGTCTGCACTACTTGCACACTGGTTCTGCTCAAGTGATCATTCACCGTGATGTTAAATCCTCGAATATTTTGCTGGATGAGAACTATGCCGCCAAAGTTGCAGATTTTGGTCTGTCAAAATTAGGCACTTCAACCAACCAGTCTCATGTGAGCACCGGTGTCAAGGGAAGCTTTGGCTATCTCGATCCCGAGTACTTCAAGACACAGCAGCTCACCGATAAGTCTGATGTGTACTCCTTCGGTGTCGTGCTTCTTGAAGTCTTGTGTGCGAGACCTGTCATCGACCAGTCCCTTCCATGGGAACAGGTAAACTTAGCTGAGTGGGCGATGCACTGGCAGAAAAAACGGCTTCTTGAGAGAATCATTGATCCCTCATTGAAGGGGAAGACCAATCGCAAGTCGCTGAAGAAATTTGGTGAGACTGTGGAGAAGTGTTTGGCACAATATGGAATCGATAGGCCAACAATGGGAGATGTTCTCTGGAACTTGGAGTATGCCTTGCAACTCCATGAAAGAGCAGTGCACCAAGAACCAGGCGGCGACAGTACCTATGGCCCTTCGGATGAATCCTCGTCGAGTGTCCTGCAGGTTAGCACGAGTGCAGTGACAGCAATGAGAGATACCAGCACTGCAGAAAGACATGGCAAGAGTTCAACTGATACAGTAGGTCTTGCGAACAAAGAAGCTTTTAGACCAGGAAGGAATTCTTGA
- the LOC135598189 gene encoding uncharacterized protein LOC135598189, with translation MESPKGPFKGALSQVTKAGFGPLCELRNRASRFPVPSRFPPSIYKPAARFLPTAKGGNEQGGARIFGPSQKYSYRGLASHISLKPREEEQGIQDELPKQNLRKELEECERRHFASKAKSCTEDRDRRKGEQVLWKEQGEKLKIELFRVIMMLMILMHKSKMMQRVMAMMMMTRMIKVLLAELERIKKEQAKQKLSKEQLQQAEVLKDKEA, from the exons atggag AGCCCAAAAGGCCCATTTAAAGGAGCCCTCTCACAGGTCACTAAAGCGGGCTTTGGGCCTTTATGCGAGCTCCGCAACAGAGCGTCACGTTTCCCTGTTCCATCTCGTTTCCCTCCCTCCATATATAAACCCGCCGCTCGCTTCTTGCCTACGGCGAAGGGTGGGAACGAGCAGGGCGGTGCCCGGATCTTCGGCCCCTCCCAGAAGTACTCCTACCGCGGCCTCGCCTCCCACATTAGCCTCAAACCGAG GGAAGAAGAGCAGGGTATCCAGGATGAGTTGCCGAAGCAAAACCTCCGAAAGGAGTTGGAAGAGTGCGAGCGGAGACACTTTGCCTCCAAGGCTAAGTCTTGTACTG AAGATAGAGATCGAAGGAAAGGTGAGCAGGTACTTTGGAAG GAACAAGGAGAAAAGCTGAAGATAGAACTGTTCAGAGTGATAATGATGCTGATGATCCTGATGCATAAGTCAAAGATGATGCAGAGAG TGAtggcaatgatgatgatgacgaggaTGATTAAAGTCCTGTTAGCTGAGCTTGAAAGGATAAAGAAAGAACAAGCCAAGCAAAAACTAAGCAAG